One region of Candidatus Zixiibacteriota bacterium genomic DNA includes:
- a CDS encoding TonB-dependent receptor yields MKNLIKLAISVVLLVVFTYPFCLAGITGKLTGIVKDKQSGEALPGVSIRVVGTNIGAATGPDGRYTIINVPAGKQSVEAVVIGYTSIRKEEILVVPDLTTEVNFDLTVSAVELGKVTTVVAERPLIEKDVTGSTKIITSDEIKQMPVRGFQAVAQLQAGVVAGDNRQGTAIQIRGGRPGEVNYFIDGFNTQDIVTGGIGAGLNNNAIAEVVVLTGGFNAEYGQAMSGVVNTVTKESAIKTTGQLELRTDEFMGSTNGFAYNNADFSLAGPLIGKKLKYFASFEYSHRNDWNPSSGWEGRKPENWLKGYSGFGKLNYDLTPSMKLKAGGSYFNEKRKEFQILWRYNLNHLSRQERNNQMYYLTLTHNISKNTFYDLSVNYFVTKVERGDDSLWSDFNDYINTVSWTDSLYGPDGRYDYRTSGWSYGDNKRQDGSNIYYLPGVSQRVYSKRQSLYTGVNFNIVSQVNPYHQVKGGFEARFYTVRWFRIDLPWRANPFLDNYDKDYNIHGTISHGKPYKPVTGAFYIQDKMEFQGMVVNAGLRFDMLKAGAERFIDQLDVNKGTENTPLDYKVSPRLGIAFPVSENTLFHFTYGHFFQPPQLQYLYEGVADAINYINTGNAIIGDPGLGSEKTIAYEAGLTRTFSPTLRFDVTLFSKNMTNLVDTRLRTGLNRYVIYTNSDYARVRGVEFALEKRKERFISGKISYTLSEAKGTGSYQREGYYDYITSATGLNIVFPKTEFYLDFDQRHTISADIDIRAGEKEGVQPFRNAGLNILFTVGSGFPYTPRTPVAFNLQGLGKALGEVNSARQPWTYRLDLKADKAFRMGMFNSTFYLEVINLTDNENVRAVYESSGKPNTDGVIELLGVTSEPYVSRYRSAVKDPDNYDVPRMVRAGLVLGF; encoded by the coding sequence ATGAAAAATCTAATCAAGCTGGCTATTTCAGTTGTGCTCCTGGTGGTTTTTACTTATCCCTTTTGTTTAGCAGGGATTACGGGAAAACTCACTGGGATAGTCAAAGACAAGCAGAGCGGCGAGGCCCTTCCTGGAGTGTCGATAAGGGTAGTTGGAACAAATATAGGAGCCGCCACAGGGCCGGATGGTCGGTACACCATCATAAACGTCCCTGCCGGGAAACAGAGCGTCGAAGCAGTAGTAATTGGATATACCTCGATCCGCAAGGAAGAGATCCTGGTTGTTCCTGACCTGACTACCGAGGTTAATTTCGACCTGACTGTGTCCGCCGTTGAGTTAGGAAAAGTTACCACGGTGGTAGCGGAAAGACCTTTGATCGAAAAGGACGTTACCGGTTCAACCAAAATCATCACTTCAGATGAGATCAAGCAGATGCCGGTTCGTGGTTTTCAAGCTGTAGCCCAGCTACAGGCAGGGGTAGTAGCTGGAGATAATCGTCAAGGCACGGCAATTCAAATCCGCGGTGGAAGACCTGGGGAGGTAAATTATTTCATCGATGGTTTCAATACTCAGGATATCGTAACCGGAGGTATAGGTGCAGGATTGAATAACAACGCCATCGCAGAGGTCGTGGTTTTGACCGGTGGATTTAACGCTGAGTATGGACAGGCCATGTCTGGCGTGGTTAATACAGTTACAAAGGAATCTGCAATAAAGACTACTGGTCAACTCGAGCTTCGAACGGATGAGTTCATGGGCAGCACTAACGGTTTCGCCTATAACAATGCGGATTTCTCCTTGGCGGGTCCACTTATTGGGAAAAAGTTGAAGTATTTTGCCTCTTTTGAGTATTCGCATCGAAACGATTGGAATCCCAGCTCCGGATGGGAAGGACGGAAACCTGAAAATTGGCTAAAGGGATATTCAGGATTTGGTAAACTGAATTATGATCTGACCCCGAGCATGAAATTAAAAGCTGGGGGCAGCTACTTCAATGAAAAGAGGAAGGAATTTCAGATCCTCTGGCGGTATAATTTGAATCATCTGAGCAGGCAAGAAAGAAACAACCAGATGTATTATCTCACCTTAACCCACAATATCAGTAAAAATACATTCTACGACCTTTCGGTAAACTACTTTGTAACCAAGGTAGAAAGAGGTGATGATAGTCTATGGAGTGATTTCAATGATTATATCAATACCGTTAGTTGGACTGATTCCTTATATGGTCCGGATGGAAGATATGATTACCGCACCAGTGGCTGGTCATATGGAGACAATAAGAGACAGGATGGAAGCAATATCTACTACCTGCCTGGAGTGAGCCAGAGGGTCTATTCCAAAAGACAATCGCTTTACACCGGAGTCAACTTCAATATAGTCAGTCAGGTTAATCCATACCATCAGGTTAAAGGCGGCTTTGAAGCCCGGTTTTACACGGTTCGATGGTTCAGAATCGACCTTCCCTGGAGAGCCAATCCTTTCTTAGACAACTATGACAAGGATTATAATATTCACGGGACCATTTCTCATGGCAAGCCTTACAAGCCGGTAACTGGGGCATTCTATATTCAGGACAAGATGGAGTTCCAGGGTATGGTGGTAAATGCCGGACTTCGTTTCGATATGCTAAAGGCTGGTGCAGAGCGTTTCATCGACCAGTTGGATGTGAACAAAGGAACTGAAAATACCCCGTTAGATTACAAGGTCAGTCCTCGTTTAGGTATTGCCTTCCCGGTTTCAGAGAACACCTTGTTTCATTTCACCTATGGCCATTTCTTTCAACCGCCGCAATTGCAGTACCTGTATGAGGGGGTGGCAGATGCCATTAATTACATAAATACAGGTAATGCCATCATAGGTGATCCCGGGCTAGGATCAGAAAAGACTATCGCCTATGAGGCCGGGCTCACCCGGACTTTCTCGCCTACTTTAAGATTTGATGTGACCCTCTTTTCGAAAAACATGACTAACTTGGTTGATACCCGTTTACGCACAGGATTGAACAGATATGTTATCTATACTAATTCCGATTATGCCCGAGTAAGAGGGGTTGAATTCGCCTTAGAGAAAAGAAAGGAACGCTTCATTTCTGGCAAGATCTCCTATACTCTTTCCGAAGCCAAGGGAACCGGCTCCTATCAGAGAGAAGGGTATTACGATTATATCACCAGCGCTACCGGCCTGAATATCGTCTTCCCCAAAACGGAGTTTTATCTGGACTTCGACCAGAGACACACCATCTCAGCGGACATTGACATCCGGGCAGGAGAAAAAGAAGGGGTTCAGCCTTTCAGAAATGCCGGATTGAACATTTTATTCACTGTGGGAAGCGGATTCCCTTATACTCCTCGAACTCCAGTCGCCTTCAACTTGCAGGGTCTGGGTAAAGCCCTGGGAGAAGTGAACTCCGCACGACAACCCTGGACTTACCGCTTGGATTTAAAAGCAGATAAGGCTTTCAGGATGGGCATGTTTAATAGCACTTTTTACTTAGAGGTCATAAATCTTACGGATAATGAGAATGTTCGTGCGGTTTATGAGTCCTCCGGCAAACCCAATACGGATGGTGTAATTGAGCTTTTAGGTGTAACCAGCGAACCATATGTCTCGCGTTATAGATCAGCAGTTAAGGACCCGGATAATTATGATGTTCCCAGAATGGTGCGAGCTGGGCTGGTTTTAGGCTTTTAA
- a CDS encoding pyridoxal phosphate-dependent aminotransferase, producing the protein MKLAQRMSHLGTETAFEVLARAKQLEKEGKEIVHLEIGEPDFNTPQNITDAAIEALKEGYTHYGPSAGLPELREVIARYVADTRKILVDPDEVVVTPGGKPIMFFSILALVDEGDEVIYPNPGFPIYESVIEFLGAKPVPIQLREENDFRLDIDELKKQVTPKTKLIIINSPQNPTGGILTLEDLKAIADIALSKNIQVLSDEIYSRILYEGKHHSIASLPDMKERTIILDGLSKTYAMTGWRIGYGVMNKSLAPHIARLMTNSNSCTASFTQRAAIEAIAGDQSEVDKMVKEFKRRRDVIVKGLCDIPKLSCPSPKGAFYVFPNVKKIGWDTKKLADALLNEAGVAVLSGTAFGKFGEGYLRLSYANSVENINKALERMRKFLAKL; encoded by the coding sequence ATGAAATTAGCTCAGAGGATGTCACACCTGGGAACTGAAACCGCATTTGAGGTTTTAGCCCGAGCCAAGCAGTTAGAAAAAGAGGGGAAGGAGATCGTTCATTTAGAGATCGGGGAGCCGGACTTTAACACTCCCCAGAACATCACCGATGCAGCAATAGAAGCTTTAAAAGAAGGGTATACCCATTACGGTCCTTCTGCTGGTCTGCCTGAGTTGAGAGAAGTAATTGCCCGTTACGTGGCTGATACCCGGAAGATTCTGGTGGATCCGGATGAGGTGGTAGTCACCCCTGGCGGTAAGCCCATAATGTTTTTCTCCATCTTAGCCTTAGTGGATGAAGGGGATGAAGTGATCTATCCCAATCCCGGATTTCCCATTTATGAATCGGTGATCGAGTTCCTCGGAGCCAAGCCGGTTCCGATCCAACTGCGGGAGGAGAACGACTTCAGATTAGACATAGATGAACTGAAGAAGCAGGTCACTCCGAAAACAAAACTGATAATCATAAACTCTCCTCAGAACCCGACTGGAGGAATTTTAACCCTGGAGGATTTAAAAGCAATTGCCGATATCGCCCTTTCTAAAAATATTCAGGTTCTCTCAGATGAGATCTATTCGCGGATACTCTATGAAGGGAAACATCACAGTATTGCATCTTTGCCGGATATGAAAGAAAGGACCATAATCTTAGACGGGCTTTCCAAAACCTATGCCATGACTGGCTGGAGGATAGGATACGGGGTGATGAACAAAAGCTTAGCCCCGCATATTGCCAGGTTGATGACTAACAGTAACTCCTGCACTGCCAGCTTTACTCAGAGAGCAGCTATTGAAGCCATAGCCGGAGATCAGAGCGAAGTAGATAAGATGGTCAAAGAGTTCAAAAGGCGCAGAGACGTGATTGTTAAGGGGCTCTGTGATATCCCCAAGCTTTCCTGCCCGTCTCCCAAGGGCGCTTTCTATGTTTTCCCGAATGTGAAAAAGATCGGATGGGATACCAAGAAATTAGCAGATGCTCTTTTGAACGAAGCCGGGGTTGCGGTTTTATCCGGCACCGCTTTTGGCAAATTCGGAGAAGGTTACCTCAGGCTTTCCTATGCAAATTCAGTAGAGAATATCAATAAGGCTTTGGAGAGGATGAGGAAATTCTTAGCAAAGCTGTAA